The Anguilla rostrata isolate EN2019 chromosome 2, ASM1855537v3, whole genome shotgun sequence genome contains the following window.
GATGCCCAAGGTCAGCATGAAAGTAAGGTGAAAGCAGAACggcacactgaaacacaaaacagctggTGATCTCAGTGGAATCTTGAGTAAATCTCATATGGAGCATCCAGCTGAAGATTCCAGGGAGAGACTGATGGTATTCATTTTTACTAAAGTCACgtttaaaaaagcaatgaacAATTTTACTGGCAtgtttgaattaattatttttttagaacCTGATGTCACTTCTTCATAATTCCTCTTTTATCTGAGGTATCAGttaacaaaacaaacttttcaaaTGCATGCTTACCTGACCCTATACCTCTGCCTGTGTCCAGTTTCAACCATAAACGGAATTTGTGCTTTGAGGAGGAGCTGCGGTTGGAGCACCTGCACCTCCTCAAGGAAGCCTTCGCCAACCACGTTCCCCTGGATTTTGGGTCCCCACTAAGGGTCAGCACCAATGAACTGGCCGGCGGCCATCAGCCGGTGAGTGGATCcaggaggcaggcaggcagcatgAGCCTCGAGGAGTTCCAGGCTGCCTTAAGTGCCATGCTGGGCTCAGAGCGCTGGGCtagacagacagagcagctgTTTAATAAGGTAAGCTCTCCCCTCTACCCCCACCATTCACAGAACCCTCCAACCACATTGCAGTGGCTGCAGACATGCAGTCACCTCTTCCCCTCACAGGCAGATGCTTCCTGTGATGGGTTTGTGGACTGGGGCAAGTTCTGCACCTACATGCTGCTGCGCTACAGGGAGAAGGACTACAGCGCACAGCCCAGAGATGGCCTTCTGACAACCCAGCCTCTGATCAGGCACTGCCATTACAACAAGGTGCTACCCCCGTGCTACTCACATCTCAGTGCAGTGGGGGGCCTCCTGGTCAGTACGCCTTATtgcccccccttttttctctcttaaagCAAGAGCCAAACACCTGTATgctggcagtgccccacccgtCACCCCTGCGCTTCGTTAGTATCAGCAGGGAAGGCATCCTCACCATCTggaacagaaacctgcacccactAAAGTCACTGGAGGTGACAGCTCTCACACTCTGTAATATAACGGTGAATAAAATCCTGCACATAACCACTAACCTTAGGCTTCGTGTGTGTTCTGCACTAATTCAAGCTCTCAGTGGACCCTGGCGATGAAGGGGGCAACAAGAGAAGGCTCAGATACTGGACCACTGATGCTGTGTACATGCCCAACATCCACAAGATTGCTGTGGCAACCACCAGCAGGGACTTACACTTCTTTGATGTCTCTACAGGCAATGTTTTTGAAGAGTTCGTCCTGTTTGGTAGGGATCCAAACAAGGAGCACAGTGGCTTCTGACAAGCAATGCATTCATTGAAATATTTCCCACTGAGTCACAGCTTTTCTTTAAATTCATCTTTTGTTCTCACCAACATGTCACAGGGATAAAAAATGTACCAACCTCTCTTTGCTACTGGTTTGACACTAAGGTATGTTTTTTAACTCTCTGATGACAGTGAATGTGACTGACTCATTTTCCCTTGTCCTCATTTAACCATTTCATCACTAGTTGCCTGTAGTCACCAGAATAAGATacgcttcattttaaaaagatgatgtcatcattatTTACAGTCTCCCGGAAATCGCTCTGTACTGCTGTGGGGGGACGATGAGGGGGGTGTGAGTTTGATGTCGTTCCTGGACCCTCAAACAGGGCTGTTTGAGATGCCCTTCAGTAATGAAAATGGCCCCCGCAGAATCTTCATGCAGGTGAGCCCTAGGGAGGGGGCTTTTGGTCTTGACCATAACCTAGTGAGAAACATGCACTCTTCTGAAGCTATTAACGAGATACATGTCCTATTGGTCAGTGGTGTTTTGTGgttaacactgtacattttgcCTCACAACAGGACATTGGTGTACACAGCAGGCTGACTTCCTATAAGCTCATACCACTTATACATCAAGAGCCTATCAATAGGATTGCTTATGAGCCCCATGCAGGCCTTATCATTACATCATCAGGAAGCGCCTCTACCTCAGCGGTCATCATAGATGCTTCCCTGAAAAAGAAATCCTACATCTGGAAAATCAACAGGGTATGCCTATGAATTTTCACAGTCGGTTCACTTTATACACTTGCTCTGCTTGAACACATTGAACATGGGTTCAATCTATATCATGTGCACTGCCAGGTAAAATATTGTTAGGAATATTCATGTTATGTTCATTATTCACAGTGCTTATATCTATGATGGAAGGTAGCACATTCTGCAATGTTATAGTTGTATTAGTGCAGCTATTGTGAAGATGCTTTGTGGTTCATTGCAGATACACATTCACCAGCAGAATAAAGGGTGTTGTCTGTCTTCCATATACAGAAAATAGCAGCGGAGTCAAAAGCTCATAAGAGGGCATTGAGGCGAGTCAACCCTggtcacacacaatacacatttcCATAATGACATGTGGAGCTCAGTCAAGGTTGGAATTGACAAACAGGACCACTGTGACCCAGGTCTTTGTCCAGGTTGAAATGACCTTAATCAGATGCTTTTTGCAATAATAAGATATTATTATGTGTATGAGTATACTGGATGACAtataattttacaaaacataaattatGCAGTGAccttattttaatacaaacttATACTTAAGTGAAACAATAATTAATTTGAAGATGCATAACAGCTGGATTCCATTATGCCAGGAGACCTGCACATGTAATGCCAAACCTTACATAAACGCGCACAGCTTCAGCAAGtttatttgtacttttattGGAGTGTTTACACCCTTGCTGTTTTTGAATggcacatttttctcatttaaattgaTTCAGCAAAGTCATTAGAATGATAAAAGAACGCTCCAAAATACCTtggttgcatttatttgtgccaaaataaacactgaaggACATCGACCTTTCCTAAATATGTCATCTAGCAATCAGCACACCAGGTGCTAGAAATGTAGTGCAAACTTAACCCTTGTAGCACCAAGAGAGAAAAACATCAACTGCAAGGGTCAGCATGGATCTGAAGCTAATACTTGTCCCGGATCAGAGATCCTCTGACCAGAAACCAACCTTAACCAGAGATTTATCATTTTCATCTCATAACCAACCTTACCTGACTcaatgaacaacaaaaacacatgttTTACACTACCCATTGTTCTTTTAACCAATCATACTTTCTTTAAATTTATATTGTATTCTATGTTTGTAAAacgcaaaacacacaaaacaaactctTTTATGTAGGTCATGTACTTTATTCATGGCTAAAACAACTGGCCAAATAAATAAGATATTTGTAGGTAGATGTCTTCACCAGTATTGTGTATGACTTCAGCACATCAACTAAATGTTATAagtcaaaatgcaaaaacattactTTCATGGTGTTTCTCGATACTATTGTAACTAGGTGGGCTGAATGCTTGGTTGCAGTCAGTTagctaacaaaaaaataacattaagtCCTTTTGAGTTGAAATAAGTAGCCTAATAAACAGTAGCCTAACTGTTGCTAAGTATCTTCCTGTGAAAAATTACTTAATTTCATGACAATGTGAGATAGATGAAgttacataatttaaatttgtgCATGGATATATTCTGAATGAATTAACTTCTGTTTTATTGagttaatcatttaaatatagtTATCTTACACCAAACTGGATTGTGCCAAAAATCTAATATAATTTGTCCAATAACTCTACCAGGACAGAGACATTATTTAGTGTTGTGCTCAGAGAGGTAAGATTGCTGAATATAAAATCTTGAAGATGATACTTTGCAAACCTCAAGAGGCAAAAGACCCACCACATACTATCAGTTAAATATCAACATGAAAAGCATTAACCGTCTTGGCTGTTTACTGGATCacaatttgtttctgttttgttgagGAAAACCTTCCAAGCCCCTCCGTTGTTTCTCAGGACAAAAACATTATTGGCAGAGATTGATGCATTCTAAGAGGAAAGATATTTCCAAAGTGAATAAATCAAAGCCCTGAGTTGCACAAGCTGTTCTAAGAAATCTCCTGCAGGACAATGTTACAGATACCAGGCGTAACAGTCAGTTTAACTTTTGGGGTAAATGCTCTGGAGAATTAAAGAATGCTGACAGAAATTACTTATCTGTATGTGAAAATTCTGTTGTTGCAAAATTCCTATGGGTTGAAAATCAAATGTGGAATTGAAGGAACTTCCATGTTATTACCCTAACTTGACCATTAAAGGATGTTCCATTGATCATTTTGTAGAGAAAACACATAATCTTTCTAATAGTTTGATCATAGTACTCAAGACTCTGAGACTCGATGAGTTGGTCTGAGTGAGGggctcatttaaaatgaatagtcACAGACACTAAATATCTTTCTGGCTCCTGAAAATCTGAGCTTTACCCTGCTGCTATCACCGTTTTATTGTATCACTGAAACTGATTAGTCTTTCCTTTGGTTTCCCTTTCTTCCAGGGTGTGAAATGCTTTGACTTCTGCAAGTCTCGTACCCTGCTGGTGACAGCAGGCATGGACTCATTCGTTAGGCTGTGGAACCAGTACGTGACTAGCCGTCCAGTGGCTATCCTGAGCGGACATCACACCACTGTGCTGGATGTGGCAATCTATGAACCCCTGGCACAGATCTTCAGCTACTCCATGGATGCTGTAAGACATccgttgacctctgaccctgtaTACTAGTGATTCAAAACCTCTCCATGTGAGAATGGTGCATCAAAATGAACAGCTGTAGATGTCTTCAGTGAGAAGTGACTGATTATCAACTCCCTTGCACTGTAGCTTGCCAAGCACTGCCTCTGGTAAATGTAACACCCTCTTGGCCAGCAAAGAAGAGGAGCAAATTAATAACCCCCTTACAGTTCTCAGGACAGCATGCCGTGACTGAACAACTGCCAGTCAATGCACTGGCTGAGCCCGGCTAAACATGTACTTAATCAGATGTGTATTGACACAGTGTTTACCAGGCGTTTTACCACATAAAACAGGGAACATTTaatgtttgatgtgtgtgtgtgtgtgtgtgtgagtgtgtacgtgtgtgcgtgtgtatctgtatgtgtgtgtgtgtgtgcatgcatgtgcgtggtACAGGCATGTTTTGGGTGATGATCTCAGACAGTGGTGTAATGTGATTCTGTCTGAGGCAGGTGCTGAAGGTGTGGGACCTTGTGTCACAGCACTGTTTGAGGACCCTGCTGCTGAAGTTCCCCTGTGTGCAGGCGGGGCATCCTCTGGAGCACGGAAActtccctctcctgctgctgtcagccgCACCCCACGTGCTGCTGGTGTCCTGCCGGGACTACCTGGGCCTGCTgcacctccagcacagggacactgaGGGGGGAGAGCCCCTCACCCATAGCACCCCTCTCACCGGGGCACTCTACAACCCCCTCTTCAAACAGGTCACCACACTTCACTGTGCTCGGTTATAACTGTTTCCGCATCTAGGAGATCAGTAAAAAGATTCACACACATTTGTACAATGtactaatttaattaaatcactTTGATTATTAGTTTATTTGGTAGGGACAATACATACATCTGTAGTCCCTGGGTTACATGTTTTGGCTGTGGCAGGAAACCGGAGCACCCGGAGAAAACCCATgcaaacacggggagaacatgcaaactccacacagacaagATCCAGGTCAACCAGGACTCAAATCCAGAACCTCCTTCttgcaacagtgctaaccaccaCACCATTGTGTGGCCTACAAGAAAACACAGGTCCCTTCGCAGATTTGGATAAGCTCCCGTGTGTCTTTCACAGGTGGTGACCGGGAGTGCCGGCTCCTCAGTGGCTGTGTGGGATGTTGAGACGGGGACAAAATGCCTGCATGTGAGGAATGCTCATGGGCAGGAGGAGATCACCTGCATGGCCTTCGACACCTCACAACACCAACTTATTACTGGGGCACGCAACGGCACCATCAAGGCAAAGACGTTTGTTTGCTTGTATTATACTTTCTGGATTATCAGGCTATATGGACAGAAAGAAATACTGCTGGAAGTGTCCAGTCGTGTCATATTTCATTGCAGTATGTATGACTGGCAGGATATCAGTAATCTCAAACTTTAACAGTGAATATCCTGTTCTTGTAGGTGTGGGACATGCATAATGGATGCAATCTTCACAAGCTGGAGGCTGTTGCTGTGGCTGAAGTCACAGGGGTCGTCAGTCTCCCTGACAACAAGCTTTTGGCTGTGGGCTGGAGTCAACAGATAGCTCAGTACAGCGTCACAAACCATAATGTGAGAGTACTCAATGTAATACTGAATGACACATTCTGCTGAACAAGGCTTGACTTCCGTTCATACTGCCAGTGAGGGGCCTGGCCTTGAAGCCATTGTGTGCCAGAATGAACAATTTTTTTCTCAGGGAGAAAATAAGCCTGAAAAGATAAACCACACATTAGTTTCAACACAAgctttctcatttcatttgccACCGTATGTTGGATTTTGGGTTTGGGGCCAGTATTTTTCTTGTCAACATAGGAGTGCTTCTATGTCAGTTCAGAGCAGTAGAGAAAATAAGGAAAGCAAAAGAGAGACTCATGTTTACACTTGGCGTGCAGGATATCTATGTACAGGCAGACATGTCCTGGAAGGCTGGTCAGCTGCACAAGGATGATATCCTGGCTGTGGATTACTGCCCGGCCCTGGGGCTTCTGGCTACTGGTAGCTTTGATGGAGAGATGATCATCTGGACCCTGAGCACTCAAAGACCCCTGCTCTACCTACAGAGAGCGCTGGACGCCAGGTTGGTCAGGAACTGAAGCCCCCCAGAGTCCAACATGCATGTCACATTACGTTAAACCTTTCTTTCAGACACAGTTTATGAGTACAAAATCACGCGGCATCTACTGCGGTCATGAACATATCTGTCATTGTAGTCTATGCATTGATTTGCTTTCCCCACCTTTATCGCTCTGTCTACGTCACTCACAGGGCTCATCCTGACTTTGTGGAGGACACCTCAGGGAAGACCAGCACTAAAGCAGGCCTGGTTCCTCCCAGCTCCTGCCATGGTGGCAAACACGGCTCAGAGGAGGGGTGAGCACCGCCCTTCAAAAGCTACTAAACTATCTGAGCGGAGGTGAATGCTCAGTGGGAGCCAcggtgtgtgttcctgtgcacGCTCTCAGGAGGCTGGCTCCAGTGGACCGGCTGCTGTTCCTGCAGCACCGAGCACGGGGAGGCCAGCGGAGGAGCAGGCCTCTCCTCATCAGCTCCGCGGCGGGGCGCCTCAGCTGGTGGAGCGTCGCCGGGCCCGGGCGCAGACGCGGTGAGCCAAAACCGCAGCGGGCACGTCCCGTCACTCGCTCCCTAACGACTCCACTCCAGCAGCGGTGCGGCGTGTCAAAACCAGCCTGCAGGCATCGACTCAAACAATTACCTCTGGGGTGTCAAGAAAACACACTAAGGGATTCACAGGGTCTATTTTAAACTCTGCACGGGGATTCTGTCATTACAGCTTCTGATCTTCTTCACCCACCACAAGTATGTCTATGTTATTACATGTCTATGTCTATAATCTGGAGGAGACATTATCGGTGTTGTAATTCAAAAATCTCAAGTCGAGTGTTTGCTGTGTAGACAGATGGTCATGTCTTGATGTCCCAATACAGGGTACTTTTATGCCCCAGAGAGGGCCGATGTGTCTGTACTGGGGCTGAGCTCTGACCAGGAGAACCAGCTCCTTGTTTCTGGGGACACGGCAGGCTCCGTGCAGGTGTGGGACATCTCACAGTTCGCCCTGGAGGCAGGAGACCAGGTGAGCCAGCGCAAGCTGTGCTTCACCACAGATTTCGGAAGCACATCTTTCAGGCCCGCTACTGATTGGGGTAATGCTGAGTCCCCCGGTGTGCCTGTGTCCTTCCCAGACAGGCCCAGAccgcccccctctcctgcaCAGTTGGAGAGCTCATGTCAGCGCAGTGGTCAGTGTGGAGCTGCTCGTTTACAGCGAACAGCTCTTCCTCATTAGTGCCTCCGCGGACCGGACCGCCCGTCTGTGGGCCAGTGACGGCCGCTATGTGGGTCGGTTCGGGCAGGAGCAAAAGTGGAGTCTGTGTGATCCGGCTACCTATCGGCATCCCAggtactgtctctctctgacaccATGCCAGCAAAGCTACACCTATGTGAAACGTGAAAACGTGATTGGGCCACGTTTTTCATTCCCAACTCCCTGGCTGCAGATGGGCAGCCTTGAATGGCCCTGCATATGTTTCCGTTGCATAAGGGCCCCTGCTAGCAGAGAATACTTCCTGACGCTGAGATATAGCGGGCTCAGACAGCAGCAAACAAAACCTGACCTCAGACCGTGGGAGGGAGGAACATCACAAACCTCCGCATGATTGGCAGTGATTGCTTGGCACAGTGCGCAGGGATGTTGTAGCGACGACTTCCACGGTGTAATTGTTGTTGATGGTTGGCAGTAATTGCAGTTAAGCAGAACCAGATGGAAGAGGCTATCAGTAGGTGTAGACAGAGAGGGTTACCCTTTGGCAACAGCCTGGTTGTTTATGGATGTGgtgtggtgtttctgaatattttcagCAGAGCTGCAGCACATGTGACAGCAGGACAAGACACAGCTGGAGGCCCTTAAGGCACACAGTTAGAACATCGCCCGACACAAgcctcccttctcctccctccagaAGAAGAACCAATCAATAGGCTCAGATAGTAGAGTGACCATCACATCTGTGCTCTGTCTGCTCCAGCAGGATGTGCAGCAGCACTGACGGCTTAGCTGTGACAGACACTAATGCAGGCCATATGAGTACATACACCCATATGAATGTAGTCAGCACAAATGAACattctgcagcacagagaagggGTTAGAGCACCAAAGTTTCAACCTAAGGGCCCTGAATCCTGTTGGGGGGAGTAGGCGCTTATGCCCTTTAACAAGACGCTTCATATGAGAGATTACAGCTGGATTAATACGGTGGGTTACAGCGTGTGGAAATTGCAATAATGTGAATCCTATGATGCtatcaataaattgttttttgtttaaataaagttttctgCTTCACTGTTTTAAAACTGCAGCACTGTGGAAAAATGTGTAGGCTGCTTTTTGTGAGAATGTCTTCTTGTTTCTCATCGCAATTGATTCTTTACCGTACAGAGACCCTTGGGGCCGACAAACAGCAGTTACagaggatgaagatgatgagaaggaggaggaggtggagatggagcGGGGCGTGACGAAGAGATCCCGAGAGAACGCTTCGACATCTGATCAGGCCAGCTCAGGTCAGAGGGCAGGGGTGATGATCCAGATGAATGAAAGCTACAGAGAGGACAAGTCTCAACAGTGCACAGGTAGAGCCCAGCCCACGCTGGGCACGGTACACACATTGCTGACTTAACAGCCTGTAGCaagagacagcacacacagcccctcTTCTTACATAGCTGACCTAACTGACCATAACAGGACACACTTCATTACGTCCATCTCCACGGTATGCCGCGCAACTTATGAGCTTTTGAAATGGCCAATTTCTTACAGTTAAAGTACTTTCATGAAGGATTTTCTCTTCAGGGAACGTTACGCAAAGCGTGGGCTATAATCTTTCATCTTATGAAATGTAATACTTTAATTGTGTCGTGCTTGAGAGTAGCACAAGGCAGAGCACATATCTTAGGCTCTGAAATaaactgtgtttctgtatttactCGACCCCTCTTTCTGGCATGAGATTCTGTTGCCTGTTCGTAAACGCCTCATGCGCAATCCGTGtagcagtaaaaatgacttcattCCTTGTCCAGAAGGGCAAGAATCCCAACAGCTGTCATCCAAGCCTGGTCAtaactttttctgtttttgcattcaCGAACAAACAGAACGATCACATGACCTCCGTTCCACCAGCCAGAGACAATTAAATATACAGCAGCAGTAAAGGGATACTGAGCCAGTGAACAAACTCAGAGAGCACTGTGACCATACTCTTAACAATGGCACAGTGACCTGGACTGTAACTCTataggagggagagggggccaGACCCTGCCTACTCAGACCGCTTTCTTTAGTTGCTGTGGGGCATGTCTAAGACAGTCGGCCACTGGAAGACACGTGACAAATAAGACTGGAGGCGGTTGCTCAGAGACAGTGATGTTTATGAAACACTGGCTCAGAATCTGTAACCAGTTGAACAATTTTATgggtatttttaatatatttcatcaTCTCTGTGCAGCAGAGACTGAAGTACAAAGTACTTGGGACGATTTTGAAAGATGCTCTGTCCAAACAGCCCCCTCAGTGCAATCTGGACCCAGGGAAGTTGTCCCAATCCAaagttcctgtgctgtgtgctttctCAAGCATCGTGTTTCTCAACACCAGCTAACCGCAAACTGTTTTGTACAGGGCTGAACTCATTTACTGTCCTCGTAAACTGCCCTGGCACCCCTTACGAGTTTAAGCCGCTcttactgaaatgtattttccccTCCAGACCCAATTTTATATCtttcttttcaaatatattGTTGTGTCAGTTTTCATAGATGCAAATTTTCTAATAACACACTGGAGAGAAAGGGTAATACAATGTAGGTCAGGTTTTGCTACACTGCAGCCTCTGTCGTCTCTCTGTACTCTTAGCTGTGTCTTCCTATCAGACATCTccaaccattttaaaaagaaaaacaaaggggAGACAAATGGGGTTATTTGGAGGGAGGAGTACTCCAGACAGGTGATTAGGCTGAACAGCATTGTAGTTCATGAACAGGCATCTCAGTTCAGCTGTTACAAAGACTATATTTATCTTATGTTTACGCCTCTCCACTGTGGCATTCTCCAACAAAATGTGCTGAGTTTAACAGTAGGGCTATAGTCCAGTCATTGTCAAGAAGACAGGAATAAAAGCAGAGTATGCACCTACCAGTTTAGGGACTGATGCAGTTCTCAGaatatatctatatatctatatatatatataggggcgacatagctcaggagataagaccgattgtctggttcaaaccccgccctgggcgtgtcgaagtgtccttgagcaagacacctaacccctaactgctctggcgaatgagaggcatcaattgtaaagcgctttggataaaagcgctatataaatgcagtccatttatatcTGTTCTATTGCATTGTCAAAATCGGTGGCCACCAATGTGATGAGTGGCAGGACTTCAGGCTTCTCTAAGAATTTCTGCATGTACTGTGCCTCCCCTCATACCCAGCAGGTGCAGGACTGTCGTCATTTCCTCCATTGGTCCCCAGGGAAACACAGACTGCTGTCCTGAACCCTTCAAACAGCCCTGGACACAAAGAACACACCAAGGTCAGACACAAGCATATTCCAGCCCACtttaattcaatatttacaCTGTTTAGTCTACCACTCGCTGAAAAATGACCATGCATTAGTTAtggtatgttatgttattttaaacataGTAAAGCAGTCTTGTTAAATTCATCAGTGTGCTACATTAAGTCTGATCTAACAACCTATTTTCAGTAAATTCAGAACAACAATGAAATCCTTTTAAAGATGAATGCAAAATGCTGGCATGCAACACAAGCCCTTTAGCACACTGAGTTGACTGTGCATTTCCCAGATTGCACTGGGGCTGCAGGTGGAGAAGAATCTGCAGAGAAAGCTAGCTGCCCGGCAAGAGTGCCGCAAAGCATTTGGCCACATCGACGTCAACAAGCTTTCCCGTACTGGCAATATCTGCACTCCATTCCAAGCTCTGTCAATGCAGGTGAgtccacacacaagcacacacacacacacacatacgcgcacacacacacacacacacacacatacagaacacaaaacagcaTAGATTATATTCTTTTATACCTGCTCACTTTGGTTTCTTTCATCTAATTGCCATAAGACTTCATGAATTTCTCCACACTAGGCATCTGAATATACAAAAGTAATGATCACCACTTTCACTAGGTTttaggtgtttttattttatttaaaattttgtacATCTGTGTTATTTCTGGTCAAATATGACTGGTTATAGGAAATGAGTGGGAGAGACCATACTAAGCTCATCCAGCAGATGGAAAActtcccacccacccacccacacatacacatacattcaaaTACCCACAAAACCACTAAAACACCCACACATttacccaaacacacatacacacaagcacgcacgcaagcatgcatgtccacacacacacagacacatgcagacagacccacacacacacacacacacacacacacacacacacatacacactcctaACTGAATCAACACTTCATCTGTTCAAGCCTACTTCAGCTACAGAAAAGGAAGTCTACTGCAGGGGGCTTAGGCTTAATCTTCTTTTATGGCAGAATAGGCCTAATTCTGTCTACAAAGGATACAACACCATCTAGATATTCACAATCTGTGgatttaattacttaattgcaCTCATTATTTACTTGAGGAAACATCTTTCCTGGATCATTAGCCGAGGAATGATTTAAAGAACGCTGCAGCATCCCTC
Protein-coding sequences here:
- the LOC135248460 gene encoding WD repeat-containing protein 49 isoform X2, yielding MSGIRKNKNNPWKVYEKETPSSIKCFNHKRNLCFEEELRLEHLHLLKEAFANHVPLDFGSPLRVSTNELAGGHQPVSGSRRQAGSMSLEEFQAALSAMLGSERWARQTEQLFNKADASCDGFVDWGKFCTYMLLRYREKDYSAQPRDGLLTTQPLIRHCHYNKQEPNTCMLAVPHPSPLRFVSISREGILTIWNRNLHPLKSLELSVDPGDEGGNKRRLRYWTTDAVYMPNIHKIAVATTSRDLHFFDVSTGNVFEEFVLFGIKNVPTSLCYWFDTKSPGNRSVLLWGDDEGGVSLMSFLDPQTGLFEMPFSNENGPRRIFMQDIGVHSRLTSYKLIPLIHQEPINRIAYEPHAGLIITSSGSASTSAVIIDASLKKKSYIWKINRGVKCFDFCKSRTLLVTAGMDSFVRLWNQYVTSRPVAILSGHHTTVLDVAIYEPLAQIFSYSMDAVLKVWDLVSQHCLRTLLLKFPCVQAGHPLEHGNFPLLLLSAAPHVLLVSCRDYLGLLHLQHRDTEGGEPLTHSTPLTGALYNPLFKQVVTGSAGSSVAVWDVETGTKCLHVRNAHGQEEITCMAFDTSQHQLITGARNGTIKVWDMHNGCNLHKLEAVAVAEVTGVVSLPDNKLLAVGWSQQIAQYSVTNHNDIYVQADMSWKAGQLHKDDILAVDYCPALGLLATGSFDGEMIIWTLSTQRPLLYLQRALDARAHPDFVEDTSGKTSTKAGLVPPSSCHGGKHGSEEGRLAPVDRLLFLQHRARGGQRRSRPLLISSAAGRLSWWSVAGPGRRRGYFYAPERADVSVLGLSSDQENQLLVSGDTAGSVQVWDISQFALEAGDQTGPDRPPLLHSWRAHVSAVVSVELLVYSEQLFLISASADRTARLWASDGRYVGRFGQEQKWSLCDPATYRHPRDPWGRQTAVTEDEDDEKEEEVEMERGVTKRSRENASTSDQASSGQRAGVMIQMNESYREDKSQQCTGAGLSSFPPLVPRETQTAVLNPSNSPGHKEHTKIALGLQVEKNLQRKLAARQECRKAFGHIDVNKLSRTGNICTPFQALSMQECQEVPFPSSLPLTPWMTRLKAVREAELGVQSRTSPSSDDQGGDVV
- the LOC135248460 gene encoding WD repeat-containing protein 49 isoform X1; protein product: MSGIRKNKNNPWKVYEKETPSSIKCFNHKRNLCFEEELRLEHLHLLKEAFANHVPLDFGSPLRVSTNELAGGHQPVSGSRRQAGSMSLEEFQAALSAMLGSERWARQTEQLFNKADASCDGFVDWGKFCTYMLLRYREKDYSAQPRDGLLTTQPLIRHCHYNKQEPNTCMLAVPHPSPLRFVSISREGILTIWNRNLHPLKSLELSVDPGDEGGNKRRLRYWTTDAVYMPNIHKIAVATTSRDLHFFDVSTGNVFEEFVLFGIKNVPTSLCYWFDTKSPGNRSVLLWGDDEGGVSLMSFLDPQTGLFEMPFSNENGPRRIFMQDIGVHSRLTSYKLIPLIHQEPINRIAYEPHAGLIITSSGSASTSAVIIDASLKKKSYIWKINRGVKCFDFCKSRTLLVTAGMDSFVRLWNQYVTSRPVAILSGHHTTVLDVAIYEPLAQIFSYSMDAVLKVWDLVSQHCLRTLLLKFPCVQAGHPLEHGNFPLLLLSAAPHVLLVSCRDYLGLLHLQHRDTEGGEPLTHSTPLTGALYNPLFKQVVTGSAGSSVAVWDVETGTKCLHVRNAHGQEEITCMAFDTSQHQLITGARNGTIKVWDMHNGCNLHKLEAVAVAEVTGVVSLPDNKLLAVGWSQQIAQYSVTNHNDIYVQADMSWKAGQLHKDDILAVDYCPALGLLATGSFDGEMIIWTLSTQRPLLYLQRALDARAHPDFVEDTSGKTSTKAGLVPPSSCHGGKHGSEEGRLAPVDRLLFLQHRARGGQRRSRPLLISSAAGRLSWWSVAGPGRRRGYFYAPERADVSVLGLSSDQENQLLVSGDTAGSVQVWDISQFALEAGDQTGPDRPPLLHSWRAHVSAVVSVELLVYSEQLFLISASADRTARLWASDGRYVGRFGQEQKWSLCDPATYRHPRDPWGRQTAVTEDEDDEKEEEVEMERGVTKRSRENASTSDQASSGQRAGVMIQMNESYREDKSQQCTAGAGLSSFPPLVPRETQTAVLNPSNSPGHKEHTKIALGLQVEKNLQRKLAARQECRKAFGHIDVNKLSRTGNICTPFQALSMQECQEVPFPSSLPLTPWMTRLKAVREAELGVQSRTSPSSDDQGGDVV